A single Curtobacterium sp. MCSS17_015 DNA region contains:
- a CDS encoding glycerate kinase, with product MRVVIAPDSFKGTASAADITEAVAEGWRTERPDDDLVLVPMADGGEGTIDAVAAAVPGSERIPVTVTGPDDRPVETWWLRLPDGRAVVELAATSGLTLLDGLRPDTAHTTGFGQAIAAALDAGATGLLLGIGGSASTDGGVGALLALGLATGAPSGVTGALVLDHVPPVDPGALRALPPLGAVVLSDVTSPLVGEHGAAAVFGPQKGVTPDRVAVHDDRLRRWATCFPGIDPATGGAGAAGGTGFGMLAWGATIASGAQAVAEAVGLPDAVAEADLVVTGEGRFDGQSAAGKAPAIVCALAAHLGTPTALVAGEVTAPVDAFAQAASLTVIATQTTGEPDDALRDPLRFARIAGARIARAHLT from the coding sequence ATGCGCGTCGTCATCGCACCGGACTCCTTCAAAGGCACCGCGTCGGCGGCCGACATCACCGAGGCCGTCGCGGAAGGCTGGCGGACCGAACGCCCTGACGACGACCTCGTCCTCGTTCCGATGGCCGACGGCGGGGAGGGGACGATCGACGCCGTCGCCGCGGCGGTCCCCGGCAGCGAACGGATCCCGGTGACGGTGACCGGACCGGACGACCGACCCGTCGAGACGTGGTGGCTGCGGCTGCCCGACGGCCGTGCGGTGGTCGAGCTCGCGGCGACGAGCGGGCTGACACTGCTCGACGGCCTCCGGCCGGACACGGCGCACACGACGGGGTTCGGGCAGGCGATCGCCGCCGCACTCGACGCGGGAGCGACCGGGTTGCTCCTCGGGATCGGTGGGAGCGCCTCGACGGACGGCGGCGTCGGGGCGTTGCTGGCACTGGGGCTCGCCACCGGCGCACCGTCGGGCGTGACCGGTGCCCTGGTGCTCGACCACGTGCCTCCCGTCGACCCGGGCGCGCTGCGGGCGCTGCCGCCGCTCGGTGCCGTGGTGCTGAGCGACGTGACCTCGCCGCTGGTCGGCGAGCACGGGGCGGCCGCGGTGTTCGGCCCGCAGAAGGGCGTCACCCCGGACCGCGTCGCCGTGCACGACGACCGGTTGCGGCGTTGGGCGACGTGCTTCCCCGGCATCGACCCCGCAACTGGCGGAGCCGGCGCCGCCGGTGGGACCGGGTTCGGCATGCTCGCATGGGGCGCGACGATCGCCAGTGGCGCGCAGGCGGTGGCGGAGGCGGTCGGGCTCCCTGACGCGGTGGCCGAGGCGGACCTCGTCGTGACGGGTGAGGGGCGCTTCGACGGGCAGAGCGCCGCGGGCAAGGCACCGGCGATCGTGTGCGCACTCGCGGCGCACCTCGGCACGCCGACCGCGCTCGTCGCCGGCGAGGTCACCGCGCCGGTCGACGCCTTCGCGCAGGCGGCCTCGCTCACCGTGATCGCGACGCAGACGACGGGGGAACCCGACGACGCCCTGCGCGACCCACTCCGGTTCGCGCGGATCGCGGGTGCGCGCATCGCACGGGCGCACCTGACCTGA
- a CDS encoding formate/nitrite transporter family protein — translation MTDDRRRELGATDAPVEDELAQSFDATIEEGAERLQRTIRAVLITGFFGGLEVGLGVMAYLAVLTETDSHLLAGLAFGIGFIALHLAHSELFTENFLMPVAAVVAREGTVLQLVKLWGGTLVANLAGGWVFMWLVVQAFPQWHATMSESARHFIDAPFGLQSIVLAVLGGSTITLMTRMQQGTDSDPAKLVAAVAGGFLLAGLQLFHSILDSLLVFGAIQAGEDITYGQWLGWFGYTLLFNLLGGLVLVTALRLLRTKELMQDRRRGSQDDPERADHEQG, via the coding sequence ATGACCGACGACCGCCGCCGTGAACTCGGCGCCACCGACGCCCCCGTGGAGGACGAGCTCGCCCAGTCCTTCGACGCCACCATCGAGGAGGGCGCCGAACGGCTGCAGCGGACCATCCGGGCGGTCCTGATCACGGGCTTCTTCGGCGGGCTCGAGGTCGGCCTCGGTGTGATGGCGTACCTGGCGGTGCTCACCGAGACCGACAGCCACCTGCTCGCCGGACTCGCGTTCGGCATCGGCTTCATCGCCCTGCACCTGGCGCACAGCGAACTCTTCACCGAGAACTTCCTCATGCCCGTCGCCGCCGTGGTCGCACGCGAGGGCACGGTCCTGCAGCTCGTGAAGCTCTGGGGCGGCACCCTCGTCGCGAACCTCGCGGGCGGCTGGGTCTTCATGTGGCTCGTCGTGCAGGCATTCCCGCAGTGGCACGCCACGATGTCCGAGTCCGCCCGGCACTTCATCGACGCGCCGTTCGGCCTGCAGAGCATCGTGCTCGCGGTCCTCGGCGGCAGCACGATCACCCTGATGACACGCATGCAGCAGGGCACCGACTCCGACCCGGCGAAGCTCGTGGCCGCCGTCGCGGGCGGGTTCCTGCTCGCCGGCCTGCAGCTCTTCCACTCGATCCTGGACTCGTTGCTCGTGTTCGGGGCGATCCAGGCCGGCGAGGACATCACCTACGGGCAGTGGCTCGGTTGGTTCGGTTACACACTGCTGTTCAACCTGCTCGGCGGCCTGGTGCTCGTGACCGCGTTGCGGCTGCTCCGGACGAAGGAGCTCATGCAGGATCGGCGCCGCGGCTCGCAGGACGACCCGGAGCGCGCGGACCACGAACAGGGCTGA
- a CDS encoding FAD-dependent oxidoreductase — translation MAVPVPGSPDHVVIGGGVVGAATARSLAARGEQVLLVEQHGRGHDHGSSHGATRIFRMGYAEPDYVALTQRAWEAWAALESASGRTLLDRTGAVDHGRPEVVDAIARTLEQAGVPVERLSTDEAATRWPGLAFEGHVLAHATAGRIRSAETIEALLDLAESDGATLRFGVRVTGLDDHGDTVTVHLDDGTAVTTPSVVAAVGSWAPTLVGELLARRGAGLPAIRVTQEQPADFPSHLPDEAWPSFVHYPLDGGDVYGLLTPGEGVKVGFHGIGPVVDPDARDRTPVAAEVERLQAYVARFVPGVDASAPALISCLYDNSPSDDFVMDRRGPITVATGFSGHGFKFAPVLGEMLADLATGGVPHPRFALAGA, via the coding sequence ATGGCCGTCCCCGTACCTGGTTCCCCTGACCACGTCGTCATCGGCGGAGGCGTCGTCGGTGCGGCTACGGCCCGGTCCCTGGCTGCCCGCGGGGAGCAGGTCCTGCTCGTCGAACAGCACGGCCGCGGGCACGACCACGGTTCCTCGCACGGGGCGACGCGGATCTTCCGGATGGGCTACGCCGAGCCGGACTACGTCGCCCTCACGCAGCGCGCCTGGGAGGCCTGGGCGGCGCTCGAGTCCGCGTCCGGTCGGACGCTGCTCGACCGCACCGGGGCCGTTGACCACGGTCGGCCCGAGGTCGTCGACGCAATCGCCCGGACACTCGAGCAGGCCGGCGTGCCCGTCGAACGGCTGAGCACCGACGAGGCTGCGACCCGTTGGCCCGGCCTGGCGTTCGAGGGCCACGTGCTCGCGCACGCCACCGCCGGTCGGATCAGGTCCGCCGAGACGATCGAGGCGCTGCTCGACCTCGCCGAGTCCGACGGCGCGACCCTCCGGTTCGGCGTCCGGGTGACGGGGCTCGACGACCACGGTGACACCGTGACCGTCCACCTCGACGACGGCACCGCGGTGACGACGCCGAGCGTCGTGGCGGCCGTCGGCTCCTGGGCGCCCACGCTGGTCGGCGAGCTGCTCGCACGACGCGGGGCGGGCCTCCCGGCCATCCGGGTCACGCAGGAGCAACCCGCGGACTTCCCCAGCCACCTGCCGGACGAGGCGTGGCCGTCGTTCGTCCACTACCCGCTCGACGGCGGGGACGTGTACGGGCTCCTCACGCCCGGTGAGGGTGTGAAGGTCGGGTTCCACGGCATCGGCCCGGTGGTCGACCCCGATGCCCGCGACCGGACGCCCGTCGCCGCCGAGGTCGAGCGACTGCAGGCGTACGTGGCGCGGTTCGTGCCGGGTGTCGACGCCTCGGCTCCCGCGCTGATCAGCTGCCTGTACGACAACTCCCCGAGCGACGACTTCGTGATGGACCGCCGGGGCCCGATCACCGTCGCGACCGGGTTCTCCGGGCACGGGTTCAAGTTCGCGCCGGTGCTCGGGGAGATGCTCGCGGACCTGGCGACCGGTGGCGTGCCGCACCCGCGCTTCGCCCTGGCCGGGGCCTGA
- a CDS encoding MFS transporter: MKRTGIGIWLFLGCSGIGIGCFSVLDTFYFRGLGYSVAVIGALTATFNISLAVAELPSAVVFDRRSHWAAIQVGNAIRLVGLILFFLALGPVGDFLGEGLAGIGAAAMSGTSVAYVLNQLGPVEAHERRRVMGFSVALGAATSLAGGALGLFGYSVAPRLIWGLGALWITVAAVVFLVGRPRTSTLASRHVEPLAAYASGLVQIGRHPRAWLAVTADAALVGPLLLWQLRLGATDISAVFVGFAVMKVAGLLGGQLLGHRRVGTRVLLACVTGNIVSVVGFAASDQIPLIAGFFGVHVMLQIAVSVYCRSELHAVVDDSRRAGASSVVSLLGSLVSGAAALVVGHIADVSGALPAMIPSIVLYLTVAALTIATAQAQRRRSARLLEPDVGG, encoded by the coding sequence ATGAAACGGACCGGCATCGGGATCTGGCTCTTCCTGGGCTGCAGCGGAATCGGCATCGGATGCTTCAGCGTCCTGGACACCTTCTACTTCCGCGGACTGGGCTACTCCGTCGCGGTGATCGGAGCGCTGACTGCGACGTTCAACATCTCGCTCGCGGTCGCAGAGCTCCCCTCTGCCGTCGTCTTCGATCGACGGTCCCACTGGGCGGCGATCCAGGTCGGCAACGCGATCCGTCTCGTCGGACTGATCCTCTTCTTCCTCGCGCTCGGTCCGGTCGGCGACTTCCTCGGCGAGGGCTTGGCCGGGATCGGCGCCGCCGCCATGAGCGGTACCTCGGTGGCCTACGTGCTGAACCAGCTCGGTCCTGTCGAAGCCCACGAACGACGACGGGTGATGGGGTTCTCCGTGGCGCTCGGAGCAGCCACGTCCTTGGCAGGCGGGGCGCTGGGACTCTTCGGGTACTCGGTGGCACCCAGACTGATCTGGGGACTTGGCGCGCTCTGGATCACTGTCGCCGCCGTTGTCTTTCTCGTCGGACGACCCCGGACGTCGACTCTTGCCTCACGCCATGTCGAGCCGCTTGCCGCCTACGCCAGTGGCTTGGTCCAGATCGGGCGCCACCCGCGGGCCTGGCTCGCGGTCACGGCTGATGCAGCGCTGGTCGGGCCCCTCCTGCTCTGGCAGCTCCGACTGGGTGCGACGGACATCTCAGCAGTCTTCGTCGGCTTCGCCGTGATGAAGGTCGCCGGCCTGCTGGGAGGTCAGCTGCTGGGGCACCGTCGAGTGGGAACGCGGGTGCTCTTGGCGTGCGTCACGGGCAACATCGTGTCGGTCGTGGGGTTCGCTGCAAGCGACCAGATACCACTCATCGCCGGGTTCTTCGGGGTGCACGTCATGCTGCAGATCGCCGTGAGCGTGTACTGCAGGTCCGAGCTGCACGCGGTCGTGGACGATTCGCGCCGAGCCGGTGCCAGTTCGGTCGTGTCGCTGCTGGGTTCCCTGGTGAGCGGGGCCGCGGCGCTCGTCGTCGGACACATCGCCGACGTGTCCGGCGCACTGCCCGCGATGATCCCCAGCATCGTGCTGTACCTGACGGTCGCGGCCTTGACGATCGCGACCGCTCAGGCGCAGCGAAGACGCAGCGCCAGGCTGCTCGAGCCCGACGTCGGGGGCTGA
- a CDS encoding YcaO-like family protein, whose product MSRHRGLFGFASVLLNPSFDQACGLFTVDTGMFLGTPTVYAPVGGKGDTLDQALASCVGEGLERYCIATRSSRSKLETIRAFPGASWRAAKDFTGATIPVDAEAVIEVTTLEPLDGLKPVTLPESLVRAPYTPPSSGVAVPTASSTTGAAAGGTVAEATLQGILELLERDAFWFAARTRMPLVPADPAPVSELVDVLDRHYEVEVVLRWIPNPLSLPVAHCALVGRAASPMAARGMGVSVSSTAALRKSVLEAVQMWRSVATGVDVAPSDTHMRSLWWSGQAQEQFPAFFGHTELAQETTHWGSELDSLGTESILNALIGHAARHGLRFARAVLADHPSHCVVRVISDRILPLDDLYFPNLRRFRDWERVSGHEGTIQYRGSLFM is encoded by the coding sequence GTGTCTCGCCACCGCGGCCTCTTCGGCTTCGCCTCCGTCCTGCTCAACCCGTCGTTCGACCAGGCATGTGGCCTGTTCACCGTTGACACCGGCATGTTCCTCGGGACGCCCACGGTGTACGCACCCGTCGGCGGGAAGGGTGACACGCTCGATCAAGCGCTCGCCAGCTGCGTCGGCGAGGGGCTCGAGCGGTACTGCATCGCGACGCGCTCCAGCCGAAGCAAACTCGAGACCATCCGCGCGTTCCCGGGAGCGTCGTGGCGAGCGGCGAAGGACTTCACCGGAGCGACCATCCCCGTCGACGCGGAGGCGGTGATCGAGGTCACGACGCTCGAGCCGCTCGACGGTCTCAAGCCGGTCACACTCCCGGAGTCCCTGGTACGGGCACCGTACACGCCACCCTCCTCAGGAGTCGCAGTGCCCACGGCAAGCAGCACGACCGGGGCCGCGGCCGGCGGCACAGTTGCCGAAGCAACCCTGCAGGGCATCCTCGAGCTCCTGGAGCGTGACGCGTTCTGGTTCGCTGCACGGACGCGGATGCCACTCGTGCCCGCCGACCCGGCGCCGGTCTCGGAACTGGTCGACGTCCTCGACCGGCACTACGAGGTCGAAGTCGTGCTCCGTTGGATCCCCAACCCGCTCTCACTCCCCGTTGCACACTGCGCACTGGTCGGTCGGGCGGCAAGCCCGATGGCTGCACGTGGGATGGGTGTTTCGGTCTCCTCGACTGCCGCCCTGCGCAAGAGCGTGCTCGAAGCGGTCCAGATGTGGCGGTCGGTCGCGACAGGCGTCGATGTCGCCCCGTCCGACACCCACATGCGGAGCCTCTGGTGGTCCGGACAGGCGCAGGAGCAGTTCCCCGCCTTCTTCGGGCACACCGAGCTCGCTCAGGAGACCACGCACTGGGGAAGCGAGCTCGATTCCCTCGGCACGGAGTCGATCCTCAACGCCCTCATCGGGCACGCCGCCCGACACGGTCTGCGATTCGCCCGTGCGGTCCTCGCTGATCACCCGAGCCACTGCGTGGTCCGGGTGATCAGCGACCGGATCCTCCCGCTCGATGACCTCTACTTCCCGAACCTCCGCCGGTTCCGCGACTGGGAGCGGGTGAGCGGGCACGAGGGCACCATCCAGTACCGCGGCTCGTTGTTCATGTGA
- a CDS encoding DUF2087 domain-containing protein yields MSTHSALRRARQVVAATMNPTIPADRFDWVGTDGTVDTGLLRKTKEAIELLLTDRAVLHVGRIREMPMEAGGRQELSSAIVRTVFDRLPARRSISEETLNAALAMFVEDVALVRRDAVDTGVVTRSADGSSYSLSAPEAKS; encoded by the coding sequence GTGAGTACGCACTCCGCGCTCCGGCGCGCACGACAGGTGGTCGCGGCCACGATGAACCCGACGATCCCGGCGGACCGCTTCGACTGGGTCGGAACCGACGGCACGGTCGACACCGGCCTGCTCCGGAAGACAAAGGAGGCGATCGAGCTCCTCCTCACCGACCGCGCGGTCCTGCATGTCGGACGGATCAGGGAAATGCCGATGGAGGCAGGCGGACGCCAGGAGCTCTCGAGTGCGATCGTCCGCACCGTCTTCGACCGGCTCCCGGCCCGGCGGAGCATCTCCGAGGAGACCTTGAACGCCGCCCTCGCGATGTTCGTCGAGGACGTCGCGCTCGTCCGCCGAGACGCGGTCGACACCGGCGTGGTCACACGCTCGGCAGATGGTTCGTCGTACAGCCTTTCGGCTCCAGAAGCGAAATCCTAA
- a CDS encoding DUF6177 family protein gives MVRHPLIDDVVGPAIVVDSSAPVVWLTESLDSLLRRASGAGRTVVLRTGPEAALTPALRHALGAHGAAWAVRGPDGELRDGRTGVPAAGIDDFVEHGPELLGEPSPEHPEAVGSVRQISIDLTLRHHDERSVDIGSAIEALCATVGTCPTRWGTSEPLNSSWDRWVVTQYAKHESPGISTSYAVGDGISATMTAHLTDGVVVETMSAVLTVPEGGTDPGLAGRLLDAVHRVASDVEPVFGVVMQRRGDADHLVRAVSYGEPEPLAVIVGPEATRFLDRRGEWPPVRTTTETFAGEVGEGLVVRFEDGWVALESFLDRIDEDRFLQLVGGAPLDPAHDDGALGPHAMQHGGQGSQGAA, from the coding sequence ATGGTCAGGCATCCCCTCATCGACGACGTGGTCGGACCGGCCATCGTGGTGGATTCCAGCGCACCCGTGGTGTGGCTCACCGAGTCCCTCGACTCGCTCCTGCGTCGCGCGTCCGGTGCCGGTCGGACCGTCGTCCTGCGGACCGGACCGGAGGCTGCACTCACGCCCGCCCTCCGGCACGCGCTCGGCGCGCACGGTGCCGCATGGGCTGTCCGCGGGCCGGACGGCGAGCTGCGGGACGGTCGCACCGGTGTGCCCGCCGCCGGCATCGATGACTTCGTCGAGCACGGACCGGAACTGCTCGGCGAGCCGTCGCCGGAGCATCCGGAGGCCGTGGGTTCCGTCCGGCAGATCAGCATCGACCTCACCCTGCGCCACCACGACGAGCGGTCGGTCGACATCGGTTCCGCGATCGAGGCGCTCTGCGCGACCGTGGGCACCTGCCCGACCCGCTGGGGCACCTCGGAACCGCTCAACTCGAGCTGGGACCGCTGGGTCGTCACGCAGTACGCGAAGCACGAGTCACCGGGCATCAGCACCTCGTACGCGGTCGGCGACGGCATCTCCGCCACGATGACGGCGCACCTGACCGATGGGGTCGTCGTCGAGACGATGTCCGCGGTGCTCACGGTGCCCGAGGGTGGAACGGACCCCGGGCTCGCCGGTCGTCTGCTGGACGCCGTGCACCGGGTCGCGAGCGACGTCGAGCCGGTGTTCGGCGTCGTCATGCAGCGCCGCGGGGACGCCGACCACCTGGTCCGCGCGGTCTCGTACGGTGAGCCGGAGCCGCTCGCGGTGATCGTCGGCCCCGAGGCCACCCGTTTCCTGGACCGTCGCGGCGAATGGCCGCCGGTCCGCACCACGACCGAGACCTTCGCGGGCGAGGTCGGTGAGGGGCTCGTCGTCCGCTTCGAGGACGGCTGGGTCGCACTCGAGTCGTTCCTCGACCGGATCGACGAGGACCGCTTCCTGCAGCTCGTCGGCGGTGCGCCCCTCGACCCGGCCCACGACGACGGTGCCCTCGGACCGCACGCGATGCAGCACGGCGGGCAGGGGTCGCAGGGTGCCGCGTGA
- a CDS encoding XRE family transcriptional regulator translates to MPPGQRRASPATLSAAAIIREARLRADLTQVQLAARAGVTQSVISTYENGRREPSLAALQRLLLAAGFRTAIDLQPVAQPAPLRELVARHRDELLTVLHRHGAVDVRQLLDVSGRTRADDWLADIELVVDLAPGAGIFSLMRMQDESERMLGVRVDVLAADALPDDVLERAVPL, encoded by the coding sequence ATGCCGCCAGGACAGCGCCGTGCATCACCGGCGACACTCTCCGCCGCCGCCATCATCCGCGAGGCACGGCTGCGCGCCGACCTGACACAGGTCCAGCTCGCCGCCCGCGCCGGTGTCACGCAGAGTGTCATCAGCACGTACGAGAACGGGCGTCGGGAGCCCTCCCTCGCTGCCCTGCAACGGCTCTTGCTCGCAGCGGGGTTCCGGACCGCCATCGACCTGCAACCCGTGGCGCAACCGGCGCCGCTCCGCGAACTCGTCGCGCGACACCGTGACGAACTGCTCACGGTCCTGCACCGGCACGGCGCCGTCGACGTCCGGCAGCTCCTCGACGTCAGCGGGCGGACCCGGGCCGACGACTGGCTCGCGGACATCGAACTCGTCGTGGACCTCGCGCCCGGGGCCGGGATCTTCTCGCTCATGCGGATGCAGGACGAGTCCGAGCGGATGCTCGGCGTCCGGGTCGACGTCCTCGCCGCCGACGCACTGCCCGACGACGTCCTCGAGCGGGCGGTCCCGCTGTGA
- the dcd gene encoding dCTP deaminase translates to MLLSDRDITAQLDQGRIGLDPYDASLVQPSSIDVRLDKYFRLFDNHKYPHIDPAEDQPELTRLVETDPDEAFVLHPGEFVLGSTFEVVSLPDDIAARLEGKSSLGRLGLLTHSTAGFIDPGFSGHVTLELSNVATLPIKLWPGMKIGQLCFFQLSSPAEKPYGSAEYQSRYQGQRGPTPSRSALNFHRADVARQG, encoded by the coding sequence GTGCTGCTCTCCGACCGTGACATCACCGCTCAGCTCGACCAGGGCCGGATCGGCCTCGACCCGTACGACGCCTCGCTCGTGCAGCCGTCGAGCATCGACGTGCGGCTCGACAAGTACTTCCGGTTGTTCGACAACCACAAGTACCCGCACATCGACCCCGCCGAGGACCAGCCCGAGCTCACCCGCCTGGTCGAGACCGACCCGGACGAGGCCTTCGTCCTGCATCCGGGCGAGTTCGTGCTCGGGTCCACGTTCGAGGTGGTCTCACTGCCGGACGACATCGCGGCGCGACTCGAGGGCAAGAGCTCGCTCGGTCGCCTCGGACTCCTCACGCACTCGACCGCCGGCTTCATCGACCCGGGCTTCTCCGGGCACGTGACCCTGGAGCTGTCGAACGTCGCGACCCTGCCCATCAAGCTGTGGCCCGGGATGAAGATCGGGCAGCTCTGCTTCTTCCAGCTGTCGAGCCCGGCCGAGAAGCCGTACGGGTCCGCCGAGTACCAGTCGCGGTACCAGGGGCAACGTGGTCCGACGCCGTCCCGTTCGGCGCTGAACTTCCACCGGGCGGACGTCGCGCGCCAGGGGTGA
- a CDS encoding GAF and ANTAR domain-containing protein, giving the protein MSAFHDAARRLQSGDDDAIATAFVDVLPISGAALSTLGPPFGSSVITATDPKSAESDEQQVLLGEGPGWSALRRRSPVLVYDLTTGGDEWPSARSALRETGWAGLLSFPLSVGTFDLGAVTLYRFDTDPLAAGQLGEAALLARLAALRVLSSATRDVEDGRTPPSVSVSQPSGRHVHQATGMVIAQLGLTPDEALLVLRARAFADGQPLHAIAEGVIERRIDFRDPGTTDSAQEEER; this is encoded by the coding sequence GTGAGCGCGTTCCACGACGCGGCCCGCCGGCTGCAGAGCGGTGACGACGACGCGATCGCGACCGCGTTCGTCGACGTCCTGCCCATCAGCGGTGCGGCGTTGTCGACGCTCGGGCCGCCCTTCGGCAGCTCCGTGATCACCGCGACCGACCCGAAGTCCGCGGAGTCCGACGAGCAGCAGGTGCTCCTCGGCGAAGGGCCTGGTTGGTCGGCGCTGCGCCGACGGTCCCCGGTCCTGGTCTACGACCTGACCACGGGCGGTGACGAATGGCCGTCCGCGAGGTCGGCCCTGCGCGAGACCGGCTGGGCGGGCCTGCTGTCGTTCCCCTTGTCCGTCGGGACCTTCGACCTCGGTGCCGTGACCCTGTACCGGTTCGACACCGACCCCCTCGCCGCCGGCCAGCTCGGCGAAGCGGCACTGCTCGCCCGGCTGGCGGCGCTCCGGGTCCTGTCCTCGGCGACGCGAGACGTCGAGGACGGTCGTACCCCGCCGTCGGTCTCGGTGTCCCAGCCTTCCGGTCGGCACGTGCACCAGGCCACCGGGATGGTCATCGCCCAGCTCGGGCTCACACCGGACGAGGCACTGCTCGTCCTGCGCGCGCGGGCGTTCGCGGACGGGCAGCCGTTGCACGCGATCGCGGAAGGCGTCATCGAACGCCGTATCGACTTCCGCGACCCGGGCACCACCGACTCAGCACAGGAAGAGGAACGCTGA
- a CDS encoding GAF and ANTAR domain-containing protein, whose amino-acid sequence MAQSREHGLVEAFVTLADTLVDDYDVIELLELLVGKAAELFDVSAAGIMLATPTDELELVASTSERSNLVGIMQIDAGEGPCIEAYRSGQVVSVGSVDELHARWPRFAEASASSGYASVHAIPLRLRNETLGSMNLYREHPGVLNEDDVVAAQALTDVATISILQQRVLEQATVARSQLQRALDSRVVIEQAKGVLAQTHAVEMDEAFRLLRSYARSHQLQLADTARQVVARTITI is encoded by the coding sequence ATGGCGCAGAGCAGAGAGCACGGCCTCGTCGAGGCGTTCGTCACCCTCGCCGACACCCTGGTCGACGACTACGACGTCATCGAACTGCTCGAACTCCTGGTCGGCAAGGCCGCCGAACTGTTCGACGTCAGCGCGGCAGGCATCATGCTCGCAACACCGACCGACGAACTCGAACTCGTCGCGTCGACGAGCGAGCGGAGCAACCTGGTCGGGATCATGCAGATCGACGCCGGCGAGGGCCCCTGCATCGAGGCGTACCGCTCCGGCCAGGTCGTCTCGGTCGGCAGCGTCGACGAGTTGCACGCGCGGTGGCCGCGGTTCGCCGAGGCGTCGGCGTCCTCCGGGTACGCCTCCGTGCACGCCATCCCGCTCCGCCTGCGGAACGAGACCCTCGGCTCGATGAACCTGTACCGCGAGCACCCGGGCGTCCTGAACGAGGACGACGTCGTCGCCGCCCAGGCCCTGACGGACGTCGCGACGATCAGCATCCTGCAGCAGCGGGTGCTCGAGCAGGCCACCGTCGCCCGGTCGCAGCTGCAGCGGGCGCTGGACAGCCGGGTCGTCATCGAGCAGGCCAAGGGCGTTCTGGCGCAGACGCACGCGGTCGAGATGGACGAGGCCTTCCGCCTGCTCCGCTCCTACGCGCGCTCGCACCAGCTGCAGCTCGCCGACACAGCTCGGCAGGTCGTGGCGCGGACCATCACGATCTGA
- a CDS encoding ANTAR domain-containing protein translates to MTPGQRDDDQDRFDQLLRAVGEVLDPELDVLDAMSRAVDACVRTTAATEAGIVLADREGVLHVIASSSERSIDAEEAQLGTEEGSCIDCVRTGRTVDVPDVSTRASEWPTFATTMRERGLVGTFAEPVRLRTATIGSLCVFADHDHGHDDRDVVAIQLLADAASAALVRQRDPDRLRTLHDQVADALEARVTIEQAKGALAYRRGVEIDEAFRVLRDGARRSGRGLRAAAEDVVRSGGDLLDAS, encoded by the coding sequence GTGACTCCAGGACAGCGCGACGACGACCAGGACCGGTTCGACCAACTGCTCCGCGCGGTCGGCGAGGTCCTCGATCCGGAGCTCGACGTCCTCGACGCGATGAGCCGAGCGGTCGACGCCTGCGTGCGCACCACCGCGGCGACCGAGGCCGGCATCGTGCTGGCCGACCGCGAGGGTGTGCTGCACGTCATCGCCTCGTCGAGCGAACGGAGCATCGACGCGGAGGAGGCGCAGCTCGGCACCGAGGAAGGCTCCTGCATCGACTGCGTCCGGACCGGCAGGACGGTCGACGTGCCCGACGTGTCGACGCGCGCGTCCGAGTGGCCGACGTTCGCCACCACGATGCGCGAGCGCGGACTGGTCGGGACGTTCGCCGAACCCGTTCGCCTTCGGACCGCGACGATCGGCTCACTGTGCGTGTTCGCCGACCACGACCATGGTCACGACGACCGCGACGTCGTCGCGATCCAGCTCTTGGCGGACGCGGCCTCCGCCGCCCTGGTCCGGCAGCGTGACCCGGACCGCCTGCGCACGCTCCACGACCAGGTCGCGGACGCCCTGGAGGCGCGGGTGACGATCGAGCAGGCCAAGGGCGCCCTCGCCTACCGCCGCGGCGTCGAGATCGACGAGGCCTTCCGCGTCCTGCGCGACGGCGCACGACGGTCAGGGCGCGGACTCCGGGCCGCCGCCGAGGACGTCGTCCGCAGCGGCGGCGACCTGCTCGACGCCTCCTGA